A genomic window from Balaenoptera acutorostrata chromosome 20, mBalAcu1.1, whole genome shotgun sequence includes:
- the LOC103001918 gene encoding LOW QUALITY PROTEIN: primary amine oxidase, liver isozyme-like (The sequence of the model RefSeq protein was modified relative to this genomic sequence to represent the inferred CDS: inserted 1 base in 1 codon; substituted 1 base at 1 genomic stop codon) produces the protein MAVFILSSLWSVLVMGMGEGGAGSEEGVGKECHPGLPPFCPSGSPSAQPWTQPGQSQLFADLSREELTAVMSFLTQELGPGLVDAAQARPSDNCIFSVELELPPKAAALAHLDRGSPPPAREALAIVFFGGQAQPNVTELLVGPCXHPSYLQDVTVEHHGGSLPYHRRPMLMREYLNIDQMIFNRKLPQAAGLLHHCCFYKLQGQNLMTMNSAPRGLQSGDRATWFGLYYNISGAGFFLHPIGLELLVDYKALDPARWTIQKVFFQGRYYESLAHLEEQFEAGLVNVVVIPDNGTGGSWSLKSQAPPGPAPPLQFHPQGPRFSVQGSQVASSLWTFSFGLGAFSGPRISDIRFQGERLAYEISLQEALAVYGGNSPAAMLTHYMDGSFGMGKYSTPLTRGVDCPYLATYVDWHVLLESQAPKTLHDAFCVFEQNQGLPLRRHHSDFHSHYFGGLLETVLVFRSVSTLLNYDYVWDMVFHPNGAIEVKFHATGYISSAFLIGAARRYGNQVGKHTLGMVHTHSAHYKVDLDAGGLENWVWAEDMAFVPTAVPWSPKHQIQRLQVTRKLLEMEEQATSPLGGPSPRYLYLASNHSNKWGHPRGYRIQTVNFAGEALPQNSSMERAFSWARCQLAVTQRKEEEPRSISIYNLNDPWTPTLDFTDFISNETIAGQDLVAWVTAGFLHMPHAEDIPNTVTVENGMGFFLXPYNFFDQDPSIDSADSVYFREDQDAGSCEVNRLACLPEAAACAPHLPAFSHAGFSHS, from the exons ATGGCTGTCTTTATTCTTTCATCCCTGTGGAGTGTTCTGGTGATGGGCATGGGTGAAGGTGGTGCTGGGAGTGAGGAAGGAGTTGGGAAGGAGTGTCATCCTGGCCTGCCTCCCTTCTGCCCCTCCGGATCTCCCAGTGCCCAGCCCTGGACACAGCCTGGCCAAAGCCAGCTGTTTGCAGACCTGAGCCGAGAAGAGCTGACGGCTGTGATGAGCTTTCTGACCCAGGAGCTGGGGCCAGGCCTGGTGGATGCAGCTCAGGCCAGACCCTCAGACAACTGCATCTTCTCGGTAGAGCTGGAGCTGCCCCCCAAGGCTGCAGCCCTGGCCCACCTGGACAGGGGGAGCCCCCCGCCTGCCCGGGAGGCACTGGCCATCGTCTTCTTTGGTGGACAAGCCCAGCCCAATGTGACTGAGCTGCTGGTGGGGCCCT TGCACCCCTCCTACCTGCAAGATGTGACTGTGGAGCATCACGGGGGCTCCCTGCCCTATCACCGACGCCCCATGCTCATGCGAGAGTACCTGAACATAGACCAGATGATCTTCAACAGAAAGCTGCCCCAGGCTGCTGGTCTCCTCCACCACTGCTGCTTCTACAAACTCCAAGGACAGAACCTGATGACGATGAACTCAGCCCCCCGTGGTTTGCAATCAGGGGACAGGGCCACCTGGTTTGGCCTCTACTACAACATCTCAGGGGCTGGGTTCTTCCTGCACCCCATAGGCTTGGAGCTTCTGGTAGACTACAAGGCTCTGGACCCTGCTCGCTGGACCATCCAGAAAGTGTTCTTTCAAGGCCGCTACTATGAGAGTCTGGCCCATCTGGAGGAGCAGTTTGAGGCCGGCCTGGTGAATGTGGTGGTGATCCCAGACAACGGCACAGGTGGGTCCTGGTCCCTGAAGTCCCAGGCGCCTCCGGGTCCGGCTCCCCCTCTGCAGTTCCATCCCCAGGGCCCCCGCTTCAGTGTCCAGGGGAGTCAAGTGGCCTCCTCACTGTGGACTTTCTCCTTTGGCCTCGGAGCTTTCAGTGGCCCAAGGATCTCTGACATCCGATTCCAGGGAGAACGGCTGGCTTACGAGATCAGCCTCCAAGAGGCCTTGGCTGTCTATGGTGGAAATTCCCCAGCAGCAATGCTGACCCACTATATGGATGGCAGCTTTGGCATGGGCAAGTACTCCACGCCCCTGACCCGTGGGGTGGACTGCCCCTATCTGGCCACCTACGTGGACTGGCACGTCCTTTTGGAGTCCCAAGCCCCCAAGACACTACATGATGCCTTTTGTGTGTTTGAGCAGAACCAGGGCCTGCCCCTGAGGCGACACCACTCAGATTTTCATTCCCACTATTTTGGGGGCCTTTTGGAGACAGTGCTGGTCTTCAGATCTGTGTCGACCTTGCTCAACTACGACTATGTGTGGGATATGGTCTTCCACCCCAATGGGGCCATCGAAGTCAAATTCCACGCCACAGGCTACATCAGCTCAGCGTTCCTCATTGGTGCTGCCCGAAGATACGGAAACCAGGTTGGGAAGCACACGCTGGGCATGGTCCACACCCACAGTGCCCACTACAAGGTGGATCTGGACGCGGGAG GACTGGAGAACTGGGTCTGGGCTGAGGACATGGCTTTTGTCCCTACGGCGGTACCCTGGAGCCCCAAGCACCAGATACAGAGGCTGCAGGTGACCCGGAAGCTGCTGGAGATGGAGGAGCAGGCCACCTCCCCCCTGGGAGGTCCCTCCCCTCGCTATCTGTACCTGGCCAGCAATCACAGCAACAAGTGGGGGCACCCGAGGGGCTACCGCATCCAGACAGTCAACTTTGCTGGGGAGGCCCTGCCCCAGAACAGCTCCATGGAGAGAGCCTTCAGCTGGGCGAG GTGCCAGCTGGCTGTGACCCAGCGGAAGGAGGAGGAGCCCAGAAGCATCAGCATCTATAACTTGAATGACCCCTGGACCCCCACCCTGGACTTCACTGACTTCATCAGCAATGAGACCATTGCTGGGCAG GACTTGGTGGCCTGGGTGACAGCCGGTTTCCTGCACATGCCCCATGCAGAGGACATTCCCAACACAGTGACTGTGGAGAACGGCATGGGCTTCTTCCTCTGACCCTACAACTTTTTTGACCAGGACCCCTCCATCGATTCTGCTGACTCTGTCTACTTCCGGGAGGACCAGGATGCTGGGAGCTGTGAGGTCAACCGCCTGGCTTGCCTCCCCGAGGCTGCGGCCtgtgccccccacctccctgccttctCCCACGCGGGCTTCTCCCACAGCTAG